One part of the Aliivibrio fischeri ATCC 7744 = JCM 18803 = DSM 507 genome encodes these proteins:
- a CDS encoding MBL fold metallo-hydrolase RNA specificity domain-containing protein, with translation MPTPLKNSTQTTNLEINLKHHGGKLGVTGSCHELSINHNGNNHGILIDCGLFQGRDAKDKNGNERKLDIEFPISHLKALILTHTHIDHIGRLPWLLAKGFKQPIYCTPATAELVPLMLDDGLKLQLGLNKGQRERVLALIRKQIKPIPYNQWHRIPLTSTDKLPSSRSSRSSSLLEAKRSCPSSLYLRFQPAGHILGSAYVEIKLPNNEIIVFSGDLGPSKTPLLPDPTPPKRADLLVIESTYGNKIHDSVETRATRLQQIIERSLEDGGAIIIPAFSVGRTQELLFDIEHLIHHKKIDSKIPIILDSPLANKVTKQYRRFKKLWSKEATTKLNNHRHPLNFEQCIVIESHKEHMKIVNRLKSTAEPCIIVAASGMCAGGRVMNYLEALLPDKRTDIILAGYQAHGTLGRDLQNQEHQVWIDNQPIDVNAQIHTMSGYSAHADQSDLIKFVEGIEEGRKEVVVVHGEDDVRREFERVLETRNYTLR, from the coding sequence ATGCCTACACCCTTAAAAAACTCAACCCAAACCACCAACCTGGAAATAAACCTCAAACACCATGGTGGAAAACTCGGCGTCACAGGCTCATGCCATGAACTCAGTATTAATCACAACGGTAACAACCACGGTATCTTAATAGATTGCGGTTTGTTTCAGGGGAGAGACGCCAAAGATAAAAATGGAAACGAGAGAAAGCTCGATATTGAATTTCCTATTTCACACCTCAAAGCACTAATTCTTACCCATACTCACATAGACCACATTGGGCGACTGCCTTGGTTATTAGCAAAAGGTTTCAAGCAACCCATTTACTGTACACCAGCAACAGCAGAGCTCGTACCGCTCATGTTAGATGATGGATTAAAACTGCAACTAGGATTAAATAAAGGCCAAAGAGAAAGAGTATTAGCATTAATAAGAAAACAGATAAAACCCATCCCATACAACCAATGGCACCGTATTCCGCTCACCTCTACAGATAAATTACCTAGCTCTCGCTCTTCCCGCTCTTCCTCGCTCCTCGAAGCGAAGCGTTCTTGTCCCTCGTCCCTTTACCTCCGTTTCCAACCCGCAGGCCATATCCTCGGTTCTGCTTATGTTGAAATTAAACTTCCCAACAATGAAATTATCGTATTTTCAGGTGATTTAGGGCCATCAAAAACGCCACTATTGCCTGACCCAACGCCACCGAAACGAGCCGATCTATTAGTCATAGAAAGCACTTACGGCAATAAAATTCATGACAGCGTAGAAACCAGAGCCACTCGCTTACAACAGATTATCGAGCGTTCATTAGAAGATGGTGGAGCCATTATTATTCCTGCATTTTCAGTGGGCAGAACTCAAGAGCTACTGTTTGATATAGAGCACCTAATTCATCATAAAAAAATAGACTCAAAAATCCCCATTATTCTTGATTCACCATTAGCCAATAAAGTCACCAAACAATATAGACGCTTTAAAAAATTATGGAGTAAAGAAGCCACAACTAAGTTAAACAATCATCGTCATCCACTTAATTTTGAACAATGCATCGTTATCGAAAGTCACAAAGAGCACATGAAAATAGTCAATCGACTTAAAAGCACCGCAGAGCCATGCATTATTGTCGCCGCAAGTGGCATGTGTGCCGGAGGCCGAGTCATGAATTACCTTGAAGCATTATTACCTGACAAACGAACCGATATTATTCTTGCAGGTTATCAAGCTCATGGAACGTTAGGACGAGATCTTCAAAACCAAGAACATCAAGTATGGATAGATAACCAACCGATTGATGTTAATGCGCAAATCCACACCATGTCTGGATATTCAGCCCACGCCGATCAATCTGATTTAATTAAGTTTGTCGAGGGGATTGAGGAGGGGAGGAAGGAGGTGGTTGTTGTGCATGGGGAGGATGATGTGCGTAGGGAGTTTGAGAGGGTTTTAGAGACTAGAAACTATACGCTGCGCTAG
- a CDS encoding four helix bundle protein, translated as MKCESLAVWKRACRLSCSIYELTSDIKDYGFRDQITRSGLSIPSNIAEGEERESGKEKARFLNYSQGSAAELITQIFIGIEIGYIRKEEGLLLIQEAREILAILSKLAKLKSK; from the coding sequence ATGAAATGTGAAAGTTTAGCTGTTTGGAAAAGAGCTTGTCGTTTATCGTGTAGTATTTATGAGTTAACTTCAGATATTAAAGATTACGGCTTTAGAGACCAGATTACTCGGTCAGGATTATCGATACCTTCCAATATAGCAGAAGGAGAAGAACGCGAAAGTGGTAAAGAAAAAGCTCGATTTTTAAATTATTCTCAAGGCTCTGCGGCAGAATTGATTACTCAGATTTTTATCGGTATTGAAATTGGCTATATTAGAAAAGAGGAAGGATTGTTACTCATTCAGGAGGCAAGAGAGATCCTAGCAATTCTATCCAAACTAGCAAAACTGAAAAGCAAATAA
- a CDS encoding TetR/AcrR family transcriptional regulator — MKTKDRIIHGALTLFNENGERSVTTNHIAAHLEISPGNLYYHFRNKEEIISGIFDNYAKELKTRFQPMAEDQQSNMPSVQVMLSYLDSIFELMWNYRFFYANLPDILSRDDALKLKYTKAQQALNENLIAIMHSFRDSGLIDLEDDELQALTKTLHLVASCWINYQTALLSDNEITEAVIYQGMLQMLNVVRPMATEQGRKQILELEEHYKGRL, encoded by the coding sequence ATGAAAACAAAAGATAGAATCATTCACGGTGCCTTAACCCTCTTTAATGAAAACGGTGAGCGCAGCGTAACAACCAACCATATTGCAGCGCATCTTGAGATAAGCCCGGGTAATCTGTATTACCACTTCCGTAATAAAGAAGAGATCATCAGCGGCATCTTTGATAATTACGCAAAAGAGCTGAAAACTCGATTCCAACCAATGGCAGAAGATCAACAATCAAACATGCCAAGCGTTCAGGTTATGCTGAGTTATTTAGATTCAATCTTTGAATTGATGTGGAACTACCGTTTTTTCTACGCCAACTTACCTGATATTTTAAGTCGTGATGATGCATTAAAGCTGAAATACACCAAAGCTCAGCAAGCGTTAAATGAAAACTTAATTGCGATAATGCACAGTTTTCGTGATTCTGGGTTAATTGATCTTGAAGATGATGAACTGCAAGCATTAACGAAAACTCTGCACTTAGTTGCATCATGTTGGATAAATTATCAAACCGCTTTATTGTCAGATAATGAAATTACCGAAGCGGTGATCTATCAAGGCATGTTACAGATGCTGAATGTTGTAAGACCAATGGCAACAGAGCAGGGCAGAAAGCAGATATTAGAGTTAGAAGAGCATTATAAGGGCAGGTTATAG
- a CDS encoding YjbH domain-containing protein → MMTPKFSLSLIAGVIASALPYSTFAADQFVVNKVSNTVFDPVVLTPSQTDFGGVGLMQMPSGRMAPEGEFNIGASINNEYHHYNVSLQVMPWLETTIRYTLVQDLLYSSDESFSGRTKYTDKGIDFKIRLLEESKWLPETSVGVRDFGGTGLFDGEFVAATKRFGNLDVTLGMGWGYLGQSGNITNPFCKASDKFCSRQSDYKGKGGSVDFERWFKGPAAIYGGIEYQTPYQPLRFKVEYDSNDYSQDFPVTRGKVDMTQHTPWNFGVLYGLGDWGDIKVSYQRGDTLTLGVNLTTNFNDMKAIWRDEPITAYDESSNQSIDDVDWQRVNQQLNGNAGYEDNRIYADDDSITLVATQTKYRDSDEAHDRASRIFANHVPETISTYRIIETNQSMPVSETLIDAAQYKKVANNEYFDAKVADASQTDEVTYSPSEHSLKSDNLERWDYSVSPTLSQSIGSAESFYLYAVGINTAGSVWLTDKVQASGSLYFNLFDNYDKFNYITPPDGTSVPRVRTMFRAYVHENPVRMNNLQLTWFEEYGAGFYSQMYAGYLESMFGGIGSEVMYRPLNSNWAFGVDATYIKQRTPGDWFGFYEQDHQEGGDYGRDYTVVSSGVTGFATAYYAPQWSFLKNTLLKVGVGQFLAGDKGTRIDFSKQFDSGVIAGAYASFTDLSAEEFGEGSYTKGFYLSIPFDIMTVKPSKNRANFNWQPLTRDGGQMLNKQHELYELTDERSPWFTRKGL, encoded by the coding sequence ATGATGACTCCAAAGTTTTCTTTATCTCTTATTGCGGGGGTTATTGCTTCTGCTTTGCCTTATTCAACCTTTGCTGCAGATCAGTTTGTTGTAAACAAAGTCAGTAACACCGTTTTTGACCCAGTAGTTTTAACCCCATCTCAAACAGATTTTGGTGGTGTTGGTCTAATGCAAATGCCTTCTGGCCGTATGGCTCCTGAGGGGGAATTTAATATTGGTGCAAGCATTAATAATGAATACCACCACTACAACGTTTCTTTGCAAGTCATGCCGTGGTTAGAAACCACTATCCGCTACACCTTGGTTCAAGATTTACTTTATAGCAGCGATGAAAGTTTTAGTGGCAGAACAAAATACACGGATAAAGGCATCGATTTTAAAATTCGTTTACTTGAAGAGAGTAAGTGGTTACCAGAGACCTCTGTTGGGGTTCGTGATTTTGGTGGTACTGGGCTGTTTGATGGCGAGTTCGTGGCGGCAACCAAACGCTTTGGTAATCTTGATGTTACCCTTGGTATGGGTTGGGGCTACTTAGGACAAAGTGGCAATATTACTAACCCTTTTTGCAAAGCTTCGGACAAATTCTGCTCTCGCCAAAGTGATTACAAAGGCAAAGGCGGCAGTGTTGATTTTGAACGTTGGTTTAAAGGCCCTGCAGCCATTTATGGTGGTATCGAGTACCAAACGCCTTATCAGCCACTTCGTTTTAAAGTGGAATACGACAGTAACGATTATAGCCAAGACTTCCCTGTCACTCGTGGCAAAGTGGACATGACACAACACACCCCTTGGAACTTTGGTGTGTTATATGGCCTAGGAGATTGGGGCGATATTAAAGTCAGTTATCAACGTGGTGATACCTTAACCCTTGGTGTGAACCTAACTACTAATTTTAATGATATGAAAGCGATTTGGCGTGATGAACCTATTACGGCTTATGACGAATCAAGCAATCAATCAATTGATGACGTGGATTGGCAACGAGTTAACCAACAACTGAATGGCAACGCCGGTTATGAAGATAACCGAATTTATGCCGACGATGATTCTATCACTCTTGTTGCGACCCAAACGAAATATCGTGATAGCGATGAGGCGCATGATCGTGCTTCACGTATTTTTGCAAATCATGTACCTGAGACGATTTCTACGTACCGAATTATTGAAACCAATCAGTCTATGCCTGTTTCTGAAACGCTGATTGATGCGGCTCAATATAAAAAGGTGGCTAATAATGAATATTTTGATGCCAAGGTAGCTGATGCAAGTCAAACTGATGAAGTGACTTATTCGCCATCAGAACATTCGCTTAAAAGTGATAATTTAGAGCGCTGGGATTACTCTGTTTCTCCTACTTTATCTCAATCTATTGGTAGTGCTGAAAGCTTTTATCTTTATGCGGTTGGTATTAATACCGCAGGTTCGGTGTGGTTAACTGACAAGGTTCAGGCTTCGGGCAGTTTGTATTTTAATCTGTTTGATAACTACGATAAGTTTAATTACATCACACCTCCTGATGGTACGTCGGTTCCTCGTGTTCGTACTATGTTCCGTGCTTATGTTCATGAAAACCCAGTTCGTATGAATAATCTGCAATTAACCTGGTTTGAAGAATATGGCGCTGGCTTTTATAGCCAAATGTACGCTGGTTATCTAGAAAGTATGTTTGGCGGTATTGGCTCAGAAGTGATGTACCGCCCATTAAACTCGAATTGGGCATTTGGTGTTGATGCGACGTATATTAAACAGCGTACACCTGGTGATTGGTTTGGGTTCTACGAACAAGATCATCAAGAAGGCGGTGATTATGGACGTGACTATACTGTGGTTTCTAGTGGAGTGACTGGGTTTGCGACCGCTTATTATGCCCCTCAATGGTCTTTCTTGAAGAACACCTTACTTAAAGTGGGTGTTGGTCAGTTCTTAGCTGGCGATAAAGGAACTCGCATTGATTTCTCGAAACAATTCGATTCAGGTGTGATTGCTGGTGCTTACGCAAGCTTTACGGATTTATCTGCTGAAGAGTTTGGTGAAGGCAGCTACACCAAAGGATTCTATCTCTCGATTCCTTTCGACATTATGACGGTGAAACCAAGTAAGAACCGTGCAAACTTTAACTGGCAACCTCTGACTCGCGATGGCGGTCAAATGTTGAATAAGCAGCATGAGTTGTATGAGTTGACGGATGAGCGTTCGCCGTGGTTTACGAGAAAAGGACTTTGA
- a CDS encoding capsule biosynthesis GfcC D2 domain-containing protein: protein MHFLSSFVFSLLLSTSTVTYASSTQAVSVTLPNQNLVLNYSQPVRLDQVILDANAQVNFHSLGAVLSDKQLQKDIDNLRNNSIEQLSSLSRETSLFSANNEFKRSATQIISQLEHHTFVGRIFSPLDLDLIRINEKLNPILNADYQLFVHPRPTSVSFFGAIDSESSISVPFIEHASIDDYLDSLPLSSTADTSTIYVIQPDGVVQTTEFSVWQNKPAYLAPGASVYIPLGGLPSGFSSLNTSIVQLLRNKAL, encoded by the coding sequence ATGCATTTTCTTTCTTCATTCGTTTTTTCTTTGCTTTTATCTACATCAACAGTCACTTATGCTAGCTCGACACAAGCGGTATCGGTCACATTACCTAATCAAAATTTGGTGCTAAATTACTCGCAACCAGTAAGACTTGATCAAGTCATTTTAGATGCAAATGCTCAAGTGAATTTTCATTCTCTTGGGGCAGTGCTAAGTGATAAACAGTTACAAAAAGATATCGATAATCTTCGAAATAACTCAATTGAGCAGCTATCTTCACTTTCTCGAGAGACATCACTTTTTTCTGCAAACAATGAATTTAAGCGTTCTGCGACGCAGATCATTTCACAGTTAGAGCATCACACTTTTGTGGGCCGTATTTTTTCACCACTTGATCTCGATTTAATCCGAATTAATGAAAAACTGAACCCTATACTTAATGCTGATTATCAGCTTTTTGTGCACCCTCGCCCTACCTCTGTTTCTTTTTTTGGTGCGATTGATTCAGAAAGCAGCATTTCAGTCCCTTTTATTGAACACGCAAGCATTGATGACTATTTAGACTCACTCCCTCTTTCTTCTACTGCTGATACTTCTACGATTTATGTCATTCAGCCTGATGGTGTGGTTCAAACCACTGAGTTTTCAGTATGGCAAAACAAACCCGCTTATTTAGCTCCGGGGGCATCGGTGTATATTCCTCTTGGCGGATTACCAAGTGGTTTTTCATCTTTAAACACTTCAATTGTTCAACTGCTTCGTAATAAGGCGCTGTAA
- a CDS encoding YjbF family lipoprotein → MFKSLVTFLSIFLLSACTQKFNDVNATLDEAFFGADDVVLSKQKIIELPYASSFVRINGGANLFMVLAFAEKNPETGAMQLKWLSSDKAMIVTEGGRIVKTLGLAEANLSNITPISSSSLPSLASISKNQTTWSAHYDWMLNDHYLFNYKANITPVLRGKSTIETTVWNKDVTEVVEVISIPSLDYSFTNQYWLDEQFNVVKTHQYLGPDIGDIEMTILKPFAL, encoded by the coding sequence GTGTTTAAATCCCTTGTTACTTTTCTCTCTATCTTTCTGCTTTCTGCCTGTACTCAAAAATTTAATGACGTAAACGCAACGTTAGATGAAGCGTTTTTTGGTGCCGATGACGTGGTTTTATCAAAGCAGAAGATTATCGAATTGCCTTATGCCAGCAGCTTTGTTCGCATTAATGGTGGCGCTAACCTGTTTATGGTGTTGGCGTTTGCAGAGAAGAACCCTGAGACTGGGGCGATGCAATTAAAATGGCTTTCTTCAGATAAAGCGATGATAGTGACTGAGGGGGGACGCATTGTTAAAACATTGGGGTTGGCTGAAGCGAACCTATCCAATATCACTCCCATTTCTTCTTCCTCTTTGCCTTCTCTAGCGTCTATTTCAAAAAATCAAACCACTTGGTCTGCACACTATGATTGGATGTTAAATGATCATTATTTATTTAACTATAAAGCAAATATCACCCCGGTATTAAGAGGAAAATCCACTATAGAAACAACAGTTTGGAATAAAGATGTAACAGAAGTTGTTGAGGTAATATCTATCCCTTCTCTTGATTATTCTTTTACAAACCAATACTGGTTAGATGAGCAATTTAATGTAGTAAAAACCCACCAATATTTAGGTCCTGATATTGGTGATATTGAAATGACGATACTGAAGCCTTTTGCTTTGTAA
- a CDS encoding polysaccharide export protein — MSKTHRSLASALLLVMLSGCTVFPGSHISTSDKNKVEEEQSEDNQNAYSSDINVYELTPQKVADYQVKQASAQANLELEEQVASYEYRVGPGDILNVTIWDHPELTIPAGSYRSSSESGNWVHADGTIFYPYIGTVEVEGKTVREIRTEIAQKLRKFIESPQVDVNVAAFRSKKAYVTGEVDKPGQQAITNIPLTLLDAVNRSGGLGEDADWRNVTLTRNGKEETLSLYALMQRGDLTQNRLLQSGDIIHVPRNDTQKVFVMGEVKDPKLLKMDRSGMSLTEALSSVGGINELSADATGVFVIRSSSPDKKQESMADIYQLNIKDASALIIGTEFDLKPYDIVYVTAAPITRWNRLIMQLMPTITGFNELTEGALRVKNWP, encoded by the coding sequence ATGAGTAAAACACATCGTTCTTTGGCTTCTGCTCTACTTTTGGTTATGTTGAGTGGTTGTACTGTTTTCCCTGGTTCGCACATCTCGACATCAGATAAAAACAAAGTGGAAGAAGAACAGAGTGAAGATAATCAAAATGCTTACTCTTCAGACATTAATGTGTATGAGCTAACGCCACAAAAAGTAGCGGATTACCAAGTTAAGCAAGCATCAGCTCAAGCAAATTTAGAACTTGAAGAGCAAGTAGCAAGTTACGAATACCGTGTTGGCCCTGGCGATATTTTAAACGTCACCATTTGGGATCATCCTGAGTTAACTATCCCTGCTGGCTCATACCGTAGTTCAAGTGAATCAGGTAACTGGGTTCATGCTGATGGCACCATCTTTTACCCTTACATCGGTACGGTAGAAGTGGAAGGCAAAACCGTTCGTGAAATCAGAACGGAAATTGCTCAAAAATTAAGAAAGTTTATTGAAAGCCCACAAGTGGACGTTAACGTAGCGGCGTTTCGTTCTAAAAAAGCTTACGTAACCGGTGAAGTAGATAAACCAGGTCAACAAGCCATTACCAATATTCCATTAACTTTGCTAGATGCGGTTAACCGCTCGGGTGGATTAGGTGAAGATGCGGATTGGCGAAACGTGACATTAACTCGTAACGGCAAAGAAGAAACTTTATCTCTTTATGCACTAATGCAGCGTGGTGATTTAACCCAAAACCGTTTATTGCAATCTGGCGATATTATTCATGTTCCTCGTAATGACACTCAAAAAGTATTTGTGATGGGTGAAGTGAAAGACCCGAAACTACTTAAAATGGATCGTTCAGGCATGAGCCTAACCGAAGCGTTAAGCAGTGTAGGTGGCATTAATGAATTATCAGCTGATGCTACAGGGGTTTTTGTTATTCGTTCATCAAGCCCAGATAAAAAACAAGAAAGCATGGCGGATATTTATCAGTTAAATATTAAAGATGCTTCTGCACTTATCATTGGTACTGAGTTTGATTTAAAACCTTACGATATCGTTTATGTTACTGCAGCGCCAATTACTCGTTGGAACCGTTTGATCATGCAACTTATGCCAACCATTACAGGCTTTAATGAGTTGACAGAAGGGGCGTTACGAGTGAAGAACTGGCCTTAA
- a CDS encoding four helix bundle protein — protein MRFKELDVWKRSFKVSVYICKSMRSCKDLGFKDQICRSSVSVPSNIAEGSERGSNKDNIRFLFYAKGSCAELLTQVLLATEIGYLKKDEVSNLIIELEEINKMIAGYIRYLQRTRG, from the coding sequence ATGCGATTTAAAGAACTGGATGTATGGAAGAGAAGTTTTAAAGTATCGGTTTATATTTGTAAATCAATGAGATCTTGTAAAGATCTTGGCTTTAAAGACCAAATCTGTCGCTCATCAGTTTCTGTACCATCGAATATCGCAGAAGGATCAGAAAGAGGCTCAAATAAAGATAATATTCGCTTTCTTTTCTATGCAAAAGGCTCGTGCGCAGAGTTATTAACTCAAGTTTTACTCGCAACAGAAATTGGCTATTTAAAAAAAGATGAAGTCAGTAATCTGATTATTGAATTAGAAGAAATCAATAAAATGATTGCTGGCTACATTAGATACTTACAGAGAACTAGGGGCTAG
- a CDS encoding arsenate reductase/protein-tyrosine-phosphatase family protein: MFNKILVVCVGNICRSPTGEHILKQLLPNKTVDSAGVAVEKSRLTGKAADAMATEVAAEHGISLESHQARQLTSDVCREYDLILVMESGHKEAVTNLAPEARSKTMLFGQWIGQQDIPDPYRQSREAFDHAYGLIEKAAQEWANKL; the protein is encoded by the coding sequence ATGTTCAATAAAATCTTAGTTGTCTGTGTCGGCAATATTTGCCGTTCTCCAACAGGCGAGCATATCTTAAAACAACTTCTTCCTAACAAAACAGTAGATTCTGCTGGTGTTGCGGTTGAAAAAAGTCGCTTAACTGGTAAAGCGGCGGATGCCATGGCTACCGAAGTGGCGGCAGAACATGGCATTAGCCTTGAGTCACACCAGGCACGACAACTAACCAGTGACGTTTGTCGAGAATATGACTTAATTCTTGTGATGGAATCTGGCCATAAAGAAGCCGTGACCAATTTAGCGCCAGAAGCACGAAGTAAAACCATGTTATTTGGTCAATGGATAGGCCAACAAGATATTCCAGATCCATACCGCCAAAGCCGTGAAGCCTTTGACCATGCCTATGGATTAATAGAAAAAGCAGCTCAAGAGTGGGCGAACAAGTTATAG
- a CDS encoding polysaccharide biosynthesis tyrosine autokinase, translating to MSQAINSTRDTSTSDEIDLAKLFGQLIDGRWLILSITTLFAIAGIAFALLSTPIYKADALVQVEQKSNGGMSALVGDMGEMFASESSSTTEIEIIKSRMILGDTVDALNLTTIASPQYMPIIGKGLSRLMGEEKAIKVSRFDIPRYVDKPNFTLVLDNAEQGTYTLFDEQERKILTGKVGVLADKNDYRVFVMQLEGNTGDVFDVSKISRFDAILNLQQSLSISEKGKQSGVLQFSLEGENKAQIEAIINDVSQNYFLQNIARNSAEAEQSLEFLQAQLPAIKDKLTISENVLNDFRLENKSVDLSLEARSALDTMVTLEAQLNELTFKESEISQRFTKDHPAYKSLLDKRKVLLSEKERLNGQVQKLPKTQREVLRMQRDVELNQEIYIQLLNKTQELNIVKAGTVGNVRILDTAQAYTYAVKPKKPLIVVLATLLGGMLSVAIVLLKAAFHRGVENPDEIEALGIPVYASIPKSNWQEKLDIRYNKKKVKHLETLLAESNPADLSIEALRGLRTSMHFAMMEAKNNVVMITGPAPNIGKSFVAVNFAAVIAKTGQKVLVVDADMRKGYMQRYFGMKWDNGLSDYLSGKLSLEQSIQKSEVPNLDVITRGQVPPNPSELLMTKRFSDFIDWASENYDLVLIDTPPVLAVTDPSIVGALAGTTLMVGRFDQTSVKEIDVARHRFEQAGIEVKGFILNAVEKKASNAYGYGYYNYSYESK from the coding sequence ATGTCACAAGCAATCAACTCTACCCGTGATACCTCTACCTCTGATGAAATCGATTTAGCAAAACTGTTTGGTCAGCTAATTGATGGTCGTTGGCTTATTCTTTCTATTACCACTTTATTTGCCATTGCGGGTATTGCGTTCGCACTTTTATCGACACCCATTTATAAAGCCGATGCCCTTGTTCAAGTAGAGCAAAAAAGCAATGGGGGTATGTCAGCACTTGTGGGTGATATGGGGGAAATGTTCGCCTCTGAATCATCATCAACCACTGAAATTGAGATCATTAAATCACGTATGATCTTAGGTGATACTGTCGATGCCTTGAACTTAACAACCATCGCCTCTCCACAATACATGCCTATTATTGGCAAAGGATTGTCTCGTTTAATGGGTGAAGAGAAAGCGATTAAAGTCAGTCGCTTTGATATTCCTAGATACGTAGATAAGCCTAACTTTACTCTAGTTTTAGATAACGCCGAACAAGGCACTTATACCTTATTCGATGAACAAGAGCGAAAAATCTTAACAGGTAAAGTGGGTGTACTTGCAGATAAAAACGATTACCGCGTATTTGTAATGCAACTTGAAGGCAACACGGGCGATGTATTTGATGTTTCTAAAATTTCTCGTTTTGATGCAATTTTAAATTTACAACAATCTTTATCTATTAGTGAAAAAGGTAAGCAATCCGGTGTATTACAGTTTTCTCTAGAAGGTGAAAATAAAGCACAAATTGAAGCGATTATTAACGACGTAAGTCAAAATTACTTTTTACAAAACATTGCTCGTAACAGTGCAGAAGCAGAGCAAAGTCTTGAATTCTTGCAAGCGCAACTTCCTGCAATTAAAGATAAACTGACAATTTCTGAAAATGTATTAAATGATTTCAGATTAGAGAATAAATCCGTTGATTTAAGCTTAGAAGCCCGCTCAGCTTTGGATACTATGGTAACACTTGAAGCGCAATTAAATGAACTGACTTTTAAAGAGAGTGAAATTAGCCAACGTTTTACTAAAGATCACCCAGCTTACAAATCTTTATTAGATAAACGCAAAGTTTTACTTAGCGAAAAAGAACGTTTAAACGGACAAGTGCAAAAGCTACCAAAAACCCAACGTGAAGTGCTGCGCATGCAGCGTGATGTAGAGCTAAACCAAGAGATCTACATTCAACTACTAAACAAAACCCAAGAATTAAACATAGTGAAAGCCGGTACTGTAGGTAATGTGCGCATTTTAGATACTGCGCAGGCTTATACCTATGCCGTAAAACCGAAAAAGCCGTTAATTGTGGTATTAGCAACTTTATTAGGTGGCATGTTAAGTGTGGCAATAGTGCTACTAAAAGCGGCATTCCACCGTGGGGTAGAAAACCCAGATGAGATTGAAGCGTTAGGGATCCCTGTTTATGCCAGCATTCCAAAATCAAACTGGCAAGAAAAGCTGGATATTCGCTACAACAAAAAGAAAGTGAAACATTTAGAGACGCTATTAGCAGAATCAAACCCTGCCGATTTATCCATTGAAGCACTGCGTGGCCTGCGTACCAGCATGCACTTTGCCATGATGGAAGCCAAAAACAACGTAGTGATGATCACCGGTCCTGCGCCGAACATTGGTAAATCTTTTGTTGCTGTGAACTTTGCGGCGGTTATTGCCAAAACAGGTCAAAAAGTATTGGTAGTGGATGCCGACATGCGTAAAGGCTATATGCAGCGTTACTTTGGTATGAAGTGGGATAACGGCTTATCAGATTACTTATCAGGTAAATTGAGTTTAGAACAATCCATTCAAAAATCAGAAGTGCCAAATCTAGATGTAATAACCCGTGGGCAAGTGCCACCAAACCCATCTGAACTATTAATGACGAAACGTTTTAGTGATTTTATTGATTGGGCTTCAGAAAATTACGATTTAGTGTTGATTGATACACCACCAGTATTGGCAGTAACTGACCCAAGTATTGTAGGAGCACTGGCAGGCACAACATTAATGGTGGGACGCTTTGACCAAACGTCAGTTAAAGAAATTGATGTTGCAAGGCATAGATTTGAGCAAGCAGGTATAGAGGTGAAAGGCTTTATCTTGAATGCGGTGGAGAAGAAAGCAAGTAATGCATATGGTTATGGGTATTATAATTATTCGTATGAGAGCAAATAG